A genome region from Maridesulfovibrio salexigens DSM 2638 includes the following:
- a CDS encoding methyl-accepting chemotaxis protein yields MSIKAKLMLVFMTSFLGLVAIFGVNYWGDRVIENSRKVEMLANEGVELFLQARRQEKNFLLRMDSSSFEKAIKHADDSVKKVKEVEALSFELKEPCVKVVSFIDAYKKYLTEVHNHYVSKGLTMNEGLRWNFINAARNMEEAFKEGTINSELLILVLQMRRQEKNYIIRGGETPVKRVDSMILRIRDEVRAAFPEERAKTLLTALDDYSEAFHEYIALENSIIKLKAELIMSARAVEPLYDKILTISSERLEHDSAVIGYTVIAIEVAVGVAVLFILLWVMLTVSSSLKRLGGYAKSVAGGDLDCEPEGRFAAELQELRDVLVGMVGQLKAGIDEARALEQDAVNQAALAEKARDEAVEQQNYTLSLMEKITGASARAEAIVLRLTEASADLKIRTQAIADGALEQQGHMNASATAVEQMHITAREVAENAEGVSSTANDARKEAGGGIEVVFKARDAMSMVSGTVSSLETDMVSLGTEIESIGEVVGVINEIADQTNLLALNAAIEAARAGEAGKGFAVVADEVRKLAEKTMVATKEVDKCISSIQDRTHENIEGVKKALAFACSADSEVNNSVDVFKHIQGLSDHVAEKIEGIALAATQQSVASKDIEKTVSHIAQLAEGSTDSAQQSACSIADLAMMAEELQDAIVQLNSGSN; encoded by the coding sequence ATGAGTATCAAAGCAAAATTAATGTTGGTGTTTATGACATCATTTTTGGGCCTTGTTGCTATTTTCGGCGTTAACTATTGGGGTGACAGGGTCATTGAAAACAGCCGTAAGGTTGAGATGCTTGCAAATGAAGGGGTTGAATTGTTTCTGCAAGCGAGGAGGCAGGAGAAGAATTTCCTGTTGCGTATGGATTCTTCGTCTTTTGAAAAGGCCATTAAGCATGCGGATGATTCTGTAAAGAAAGTGAAAGAGGTTGAGGCCCTTTCATTTGAATTGAAAGAGCCCTGCGTCAAGGTTGTTAGCTTTATTGATGCCTATAAGAAATATCTGACTGAAGTGCATAATCACTATGTATCAAAAGGTCTTACCATGAATGAAGGGCTGCGTTGGAATTTCATTAATGCGGCAAGAAACATGGAGGAAGCTTTCAAGGAAGGCACAATCAATTCCGAATTGTTGATTCTTGTCCTTCAGATGCGCAGACAGGAGAAGAACTATATAATTCGCGGTGGTGAAACCCCGGTTAAGCGTGTTGATTCCATGATCTTGCGGATCAGGGATGAGGTGCGTGCTGCCTTTCCCGAAGAGCGTGCCAAGACTCTGCTGACTGCTCTGGATGATTACAGCGAAGCCTTTCATGAATACATTGCGCTGGAGAATTCCATAATCAAGCTTAAGGCCGAGCTCATTATGTCCGCTCGGGCTGTAGAACCTTTATATGATAAAATTCTGACGATCAGTTCCGAAAGATTGGAGCATGATTCTGCCGTAATCGGATACACGGTTATAGCGATAGAAGTCGCTGTAGGAGTTGCGGTCCTGTTCATATTGCTCTGGGTCATGCTAACGGTTTCATCTTCGTTGAAAAGGCTAGGAGGGTACGCCAAGTCCGTGGCTGGCGGAGATCTAGACTGCGAGCCGGAAGGACGGTTTGCTGCCGAATTGCAGGAACTGCGTGATGTGCTGGTCGGTATGGTCGGGCAACTCAAGGCTGGAATTGATGAAGCCCGTGCTCTCGAACAGGATGCCGTAAATCAGGCCGCTCTTGCGGAGAAAGCCAGAGATGAGGCAGTTGAGCAGCAGAACTATACCTTATCGCTCATGGAGAAAATTACCGGAGCATCCGCCCGGGCCGAAGCAATTGTTCTCAGGCTGACCGAGGCTTCCGCTGATTTAAAAATCAGGACTCAAGCAATTGCAGACGGGGCTTTAGAGCAGCAGGGGCACATGAATGCTTCAGCAACTGCCGTAGAGCAAATGCATATTACCGCCAGAGAAGTTGCGGAAAACGCGGAGGGGGTTTCTTCCACCGCTAATGATGCCAGAAAAGAAGCCGGTGGCGGAATTGAAGTAGTATTTAAGGCCAGAGATGCCATGAGTATGGTTTCCGGGACGGTTTCAAGCCTAGAGACCGATATGGTCAGCCTCGGAACCGAGATCGAATCTATAGGTGAAGTTGTCGGCGTAATTAATGAGATAGCCGATCAGACAAACCTGCTGGCCCTTAACGCCGCTATTGAAGCTGCCCGTGCCGGGGAAGCTGGAAAAGGATTTGCTGTAGTAGCTGACGAAGTTCGCAAGCTCGCCGAAAAGACTATGGTTGCTACTAAAGAAGTGGATAAATGCATTTCCAGCATTCAGGACCGGACTCACGAAAATATTGAGGGAGTCAAGAAAGCTCTCGCCTTTGCGTGTTCGGCTGATAGTGAGGTTAATAATTCCGTGGATGTATTCAAGCATATTCAGGGGTTGTCTGATCATGTGGCTGAAAAAATCGAAGGTATAGCACTCGCAGCCACCCAGCAGTCTGTAGCATCCAAAGATATTGAGAAAACGGTTTCACATATAGCTCAGCTGGCAGAAGGTTCAACTGACAGCGCACAGCAGTCAGCATGCTCAATTGCCGACCTAGCAATGATGGCAGAAGAGTTACAGGATGCCATTGTGCAGCTTAATTCCGGTAGTAATTAG
- a CDS encoding FAD-dependent oxidoreductase: protein MSTIIVIGGGWSGCAAALAARKNNSQVILLERTDLLLGCGLAGGIMRNNGRYTAAEELRQLGAGELIKATDRAATHVDIDFPGHEHATLYSTSKVESSVRRLLTEKSIDLRFISRVADIQCSDGYVQAVKLADNKLVKGDVFIDCTGSAGSMGNCHRYGTGCAMCMLRCPSFGPRISLTDRMGIKDIVGMRQDGAIGSLSGSCEIRKESLSEDIQLELKQSGVSVTPLPEQLIHESMLNKKSCRQYALPDFARNIVLLDTGGHAKMMTPYFPIDKLRMVPGFTDALYSHGSSMANSVRFLSRAPRNDLMKVTGTNNLFCGGEKSGFFVGHTEAMVTGTLAGYNAAALINDEEQMHLPRELACGDIIAAESEGLNKENGLKQRYTFSGGIYFEQMQKRELYLVDKSKINTRVNDLGLTGIFDASSNNEAA, encoded by the coding sequence ATGAGCACTATAATTGTAATCGGCGGTGGGTGGTCCGGTTGTGCTGCTGCATTGGCAGCACGAAAAAACAACTCGCAGGTAATTCTTCTTGAACGCACAGACTTATTGCTGGGATGCGGTCTGGCTGGCGGCATCATGCGAAATAACGGCAGGTACACAGCAGCAGAAGAACTCCGGCAACTTGGGGCCGGAGAACTGATCAAAGCCACAGACAGAGCAGCCACGCATGTGGATATAGATTTCCCTGGGCATGAACACGCAACTCTATATTCGACTTCGAAAGTTGAATCTTCCGTACGTCGATTGTTGACTGAAAAGAGTATTGATCTCCGTTTCATTTCCCGGGTCGCAGATATTCAGTGCTCAGACGGATATGTGCAAGCAGTGAAGTTAGCCGACAATAAGCTTGTGAAAGGAGATGTCTTTATAGATTGCACAGGATCAGCGGGATCAATGGGCAATTGCCATCGCTACGGAACGGGATGCGCAATGTGCATGCTTCGTTGTCCTTCATTTGGTCCAAGAATCAGTCTCACAGATCGCATGGGGATTAAAGATATCGTCGGCATGCGGCAAGATGGAGCAATAGGTTCCTTAAGCGGCTCATGCGAAATTCGTAAGGAATCTCTCTCCGAAGATATTCAGTTAGAACTAAAACAGAGCGGAGTATCTGTAACCCCCCTACCGGAACAGTTGATTCATGAAAGCATGCTCAACAAAAAATCATGCCGTCAGTATGCCCTTCCTGATTTTGCAAGAAACATTGTCTTACTTGATACAGGTGGGCATGCCAAAATGATGACCCCATATTTCCCCATCGACAAACTACGTATGGTCCCCGGCTTTACAGACGCTCTCTATAGTCACGGCAGTAGTATGGCCAACTCTGTGAGATTCTTGAGCCGAGCCCCCAGAAACGATCTCATGAAAGTTACCGGGACAAACAATTTATTCTGCGGAGGTGAAAAATCGGGTTTCTTTGTCGGACACACTGAAGCCATGGTTACAGGGACATTAGCCGGCTACAATGCTGCTGCCCTCATTAATGACGAAGAACAAATGCACTTACCAAGAGAACTGGCCTGCGGTGATATTATAGCTGCCGAATCAGAAGGTTTGAATAAAGAGAACGGATTAAAACAACGTTATACCTTTTCCGGAGGTATTTACTTTGAACAAATGCAAAAGCGCGAACTGTATCTAGTGGACAAATCAAAGATTAACACGAGGGTTAACGACCTCGGGTTAACCGGCATTTTCGACGCTTCTTCAAATAATGAAGCAGCCTAA
- a CDS encoding sulfide/dihydroorotate dehydrogenase-like FAD/NAD-binding protein has product MYRASTADFLALPTPKRSNQQSPQRLKCIDAGSEFCPCHLAESGECIVCSIIRGEAKCDCDWTGTCILAQSEWLIGQSNQRESQSAKIISRKNVGQGTEILHIQTTAKLAAQLTRPGSFVFVRGKLESYYNTPLAVIKSFPRRNEIAVAYTKLGPKTKTLAACEDELWLRGPYWNGILGHKYIENVYNQRVVLILSGMAQVCGPNIARTLLRNGNKITLVYGAKDYPFIIPYIQEIPSATFVNLKSQNGKQEISNIFRRIRPYSIFSGGCDEQHTFLKQVMSELRLKPRMATSSTHKMCCGEGICGACITNRNGTLIRACKTCLTHD; this is encoded by the coding sequence ATGTACAGGGCATCTACAGCAGATTTTCTTGCATTACCAACTCCTAAACGTTCAAACCAACAGAGCCCCCAACGACTGAAATGCATTGATGCCGGGAGTGAATTTTGCCCCTGCCACCTTGCTGAATCAGGAGAGTGCATTGTCTGCTCTATAATTCGAGGTGAAGCCAAGTGCGACTGCGATTGGACAGGAACATGCATCCTTGCCCAAAGCGAATGGCTTATCGGGCAAAGCAATCAGCGGGAAAGTCAATCTGCAAAAATCATATCCAGAAAAAATGTCGGCCAGGGCACTGAAATTTTACACATCCAAACCACTGCCAAGCTTGCCGCACAACTGACCAGGCCTGGAAGTTTTGTCTTTGTCCGCGGCAAACTGGAAAGCTACTACAACACCCCCTTAGCGGTCATAAAATCCTTCCCCAGAAGAAATGAAATTGCAGTGGCCTACACCAAACTAGGACCTAAAACCAAAACATTAGCAGCCTGTGAAGACGAACTATGGCTTCGAGGTCCATACTGGAACGGCATACTCGGACATAAGTACATTGAAAACGTATATAATCAGCGGGTAGTACTAATACTTTCAGGTATGGCACAAGTATGCGGTCCTAACATAGCACGAACCCTGCTACGCAATGGCAACAAAATAACATTGGTATATGGCGCAAAAGATTACCCTTTCATAATTCCCTACATTCAGGAGATTCCCTCTGCCACTTTTGTCAATCTGAAATCACAGAACGGCAAGCAGGAAATTTCAAATATATTTAGGAGGATAAGACCATATTCTATCTTCAGCGGAGGCTGCGATGAGCAGCATACCTTTTTGAAACAAGTTATGTCAGAGCTACGCTTAAAACCTCGCATGGCGACATCCAGCACTCATAAAATGTGCTGCGGAGAAGGAATATGCGGTGCGTGCATTACAAACCGAAACGGAACTTTAATACGGGCCTGCAAGACCTGTCTTACTCATGACTAA
- a CDS encoding DUF6064 family protein, producing MTQTQIFWNVLKDFRDDTMIVQIALVIGMAIVTWMVFTRPGKATDTFTKFFLALAFLWNSVACFFIACGKSPMAKFLAGPLYAAIGFLFIIDLLVTKNTHFEISRSTGVKLTTAFFILMAFLFPVLGYFTGHPMIALPGYPCPLAGFTLALLAASRKIDRDIYFLTLIWAFVNIPKSFGFMNCYEEITLVLTGFYALGMLKYNEAQQTKNQ from the coding sequence ATGACACAAACTCAAATTTTCTGGAATGTTTTAAAGGATTTTCGTGATGACACCATGATAGTTCAAATTGCCCTTGTTATAGGTATGGCAATTGTAACCTGGATGGTCTTTACCAGACCGGGTAAAGCAACTGATACCTTTACCAAATTTTTCTTAGCACTGGCGTTCTTATGGAACTCGGTAGCCTGCTTTTTTATCGCATGCGGCAAAAGTCCAATGGCTAAATTTTTAGCCGGCCCCCTTTACGCCGCCATTGGTTTTTTATTCATTATTGACCTTCTCGTTACGAAAAACACTCATTTCGAAATATCACGATCTACGGGTGTGAAGTTAACCACGGCATTCTTCATACTAATGGCTTTCCTCTTTCCAGTACTTGGATATTTCACAGGACACCCGATGATCGCCCTGCCCGGATATCCCTGCCCATTAGCAGGATTTACTTTAGCCTTACTGGCTGCCTCCCGTAAAATCGATAGGGATATCTATTTTCTTACACTTATCTGGGCTTTTGTGAACATCCCGAAAAGCTTCGGGTTTATGAACTGCTACGAGGAAATCACTTTGGTTCTTACAGGATTCTATGCACTGGGAATGCTCAAATATAACGAAGCGCAACAAACAAAAAATCAATAA